One part of the Aliivibrio fischeri ATCC 7744 = JCM 18803 = DSM 507 genome encodes these proteins:
- a CDS encoding MBL fold metallo-hydrolase translates to MSLQYQIIPVTSYEQNCSIVWCDETMKGVVIDPGGDVQLLKQAIEALNVDVVHMVLTHGHLDHVGGTEELAAMTNATIVGPHKEDNFWLQGLPNQSERFGFPHTEAFEPSQWLNEGDVIEFGNQKLDVLHTPGHTPGHVVLFNQEAKMAFVGDVLFKGAIGRSDFPKGDFDTLISSIKTKLWPLGNDMRFVPGHGPESTFGHERQTNPFVADKMPLW, encoded by the coding sequence ATGAGCTTACAATATCAAATTATTCCTGTGACTTCATACGAGCAAAACTGTTCAATCGTATGGTGTGATGAAACCATGAAAGGCGTTGTGATCGATCCAGGTGGTGATGTTCAATTGCTGAAACAAGCAATTGAGGCATTAAATGTTGATGTTGTGCATATGGTATTAACTCATGGTCATTTAGATCATGTAGGTGGTACAGAAGAGCTGGCTGCTATGACTAATGCAACGATTGTTGGTCCGCATAAAGAAGATAATTTCTGGTTGCAAGGTCTTCCAAATCAAAGTGAGCGATTTGGTTTCCCTCACACTGAGGCATTTGAGCCAAGTCAATGGCTAAATGAAGGCGATGTGATTGAGTTTGGTAATCAAAAATTAGACGTTCTGCATACGCCGGGCCATACTCCTGGTCATGTGGTACTGTTTAATCAAGAAGCAAAAATGGCATTCGTTGGCGATGTACTGTTTAAAGGTGCTATTGGTCGTTCAGATTTCCCTAAAGGGGACTTTGATACGCTTATTTCTTCTATCAAAACAAAACTGTGGCCATTAGGTAATGACATGAGATTTGTGCCCGGTCATGGTCCAGAGTCAACATTTGGTCACGAGCGTCAAACTAACCCATTTGTCGCTGATAAAATGCCACTTTGGTAA
- a CDS encoding aromatic amino acid transport family protein: protein MKTKVLGSSLIIAGTTIGAGMLALPLVSASLGFFTASLLMIGIWAIMSYTSLLMLEVHQYGEQSATLHSLARQFLGKHGQKVATFSMLFLFYALCAAYIAGGSEQFHSKLNELLPFELSNFASTIIFTCIVATIITFGTKTVDIINRGLFTLKLVMLVSILFFLTPSITGEYLLALPVEQGVFITALPVIFTSFGFHGSIPAIVNYLELDVKKIKISLLVGSSLPLIVYLFWQGMTLGLLSQNEFGQINGLNQFITEIQSTIDHQFIQQALSLFADLALLTSFIGVSLGLFEFLRDSSKKWQQSSIVTALLTYTPPLLFALFYPQGFIMALGYAAIALVILALFLPVALVISARKTKKGSEYQVIGGNSALIAVVAFGVLIIASQIISSL from the coding sequence ATGAAGACAAAAGTACTTGGAAGCTCGTTAATTATAGCAGGAACAACCATAGGGGCTGGCATGTTAGCCCTACCTCTTGTTTCTGCTAGTCTAGGATTCTTTACAGCAAGTTTATTAATGATTGGTATTTGGGCAATCATGAGCTATACAAGTCTACTGATGTTAGAAGTTCATCAATACGGAGAACAGAGTGCAACGCTTCATAGTTTAGCTCGTCAATTTTTAGGAAAACATGGACAAAAAGTTGCAACCTTCTCTATGTTGTTTCTTTTTTACGCTTTGTGTGCGGCTTACATTGCAGGAGGAAGTGAACAATTTCATTCTAAATTAAATGAACTGCTTCCTTTTGAGCTTTCAAATTTTGCATCAACGATTATCTTTACCTGTATTGTTGCAACCATCATTACATTTGGTACGAAAACAGTTGATATTATTAACCGTGGTTTATTCACGTTAAAATTAGTTATGTTAGTTTCTATTCTGTTCTTTTTAACGCCAAGTATTACTGGAGAATATCTATTAGCACTGCCTGTTGAGCAAGGTGTATTTATCACAGCATTACCCGTTATTTTCACTTCGTTTGGATTTCATGGCAGTATTCCAGCAATCGTGAACTACCTTGAGTTAGATGTTAAAAAGATCAAAATAAGTCTATTAGTGGGTTCTTCCCTACCTTTAATTGTTTACTTATTTTGGCAAGGAATGACATTAGGTTTGTTGTCACAAAATGAATTTGGCCAAATAAACGGACTAAATCAATTCATCACTGAAATTCAAAGCACAATAGATCACCAATTTATTCAACAAGCACTTTCTTTGTTTGCCGATCTTGCGCTATTAACTTCATTCATTGGTGTAAGTTTGGGATTATTTGAATTTTTACGTGATTCATCTAAAAAATGGCAACAATCATCAATTGTGACCGCTTTATTAACTTACACGCCACCATTGTTATTTGCTTTGTTCTACCCACAAGGCTTTATCATGGCTTTAGGCTATGCCGCTATTGCTCTTGTTATTCTTGCTCTATTCTTGCCGGTAGCTTTAGTTATTTCAGCGAGAAAAACTAAAAAAGGTTCGGAATACCAAGTAATCGGTGGAAATAGCGCATTAATAGCTGTTGTTGCTTTCGGTGTGCTTATTATTGCTAGTCAAATTATCAGTTCTTTATAA
- the yfaE gene encoding class I ribonucleotide reductase maintenance protein YfaE: protein MTKIHINKIITLHNTSHRSLLEVMEQQGLVVESQCRSGDCGTCRCTLVSGEVEYQSFPLAFIGPNEILPCVCKAKTDLVIEGLQFQTLVKKA, encoded by the coding sequence CACATCAACAAAATAATAACGCTACACAACACGTCACATCGTTCTTTATTAGAAGTAATGGAGCAACAAGGACTGGTTGTTGAATCTCAATGCAGAAGTGGCGATTGTGGTACTTGTCGTTGTACTCTGGTATCAGGCGAAGTGGAATATCAATCTTTTCCCCTTGCTTTTATCGGACCAAATGAAATTCTTCCCTGCGTTTGTAAAGCGAAAACGGACTTAGTTATTGAAGGGCTACAATTTCAAACGTTAGTTAAAAAAGCATAA
- a CDS encoding CinA family nicotinamide mononucleotide deamidase-related protein, which produces MLQVAMISTGEEVLHGDIVDTNAAWMSQLFYQHGFKLSNRSTVGDNIDALAAEIHHQTNQASIVIVNGGLGPTSDDISSEAAAKVLNTNLVMSQYWLDRMQARYLEQGKEMPHSNIKQAMLPEGAQLIDNPVGTACGFFIEINKSIVIFTPGVPSEFKVMVEHQILPRMKQWHPMVEASECSRLFTFGLSESGIQDKLQQVRLPHGFEIGYRSALPFIEVKLFGPKNHDGRFPTLEKMYHLLGDNVVSVDESMLPNVGALLNEFSLNFTVAEQATGGWLTNWLQEDEQIRSHMKQGWILSSQVDQQMAGQDPLAAALALAAATRERTQTSIGLSSGPMLEGKVAVALSTSYGEWGQLVSLKRDYSYNEMRSIISTLMLDMLRRCLERKPMFGEYQSLNRESEIYVPQSAL; this is translated from the coding sequence ATGTTGCAAGTAGCAATGATTAGCACAGGCGAAGAAGTTTTACATGGTGATATTGTTGATACCAATGCTGCTTGGATGTCGCAACTTTTTTATCAACATGGCTTCAAATTATCAAATCGCTCTACTGTCGGCGATAACATTGATGCGTTAGCAGCAGAGATACACCATCAGACTAATCAAGCATCAATCGTAATTGTTAATGGTGGCTTAGGTCCAACCTCCGATGATATTTCTAGTGAAGCTGCTGCAAAAGTATTAAATACCAATTTGGTTATGTCTCAATATTGGCTTGATCGTATGCAAGCTCGTTACCTTGAACAAGGTAAAGAAATGCCACACAGTAATATCAAGCAAGCAATGCTACCTGAAGGTGCACAACTTATTGATAATCCGGTAGGGACTGCATGTGGATTCTTTATCGAAATAAACAAATCAATTGTTATTTTTACCCCAGGCGTACCGTCAGAATTTAAAGTGATGGTAGAGCACCAGATCTTGCCTCGAATGAAGCAATGGCATCCAATGGTTGAAGCGTCTGAATGTAGCCGTTTATTTACCTTTGGTTTATCAGAATCTGGTATTCAAGATAAGTTGCAACAAGTTCGTTTACCTCATGGCTTTGAAATTGGTTACCGCTCGGCACTTCCATTTATTGAAGTGAAATTGTTTGGCCCTAAAAATCATGATGGACGCTTTCCTACTTTAGAGAAAATGTATCATTTACTTGGTGATAATGTAGTGAGTGTTGATGAATCGATGCTACCTAACGTAGGTGCACTTTTAAATGAATTTTCACTAAACTTCACGGTTGCTGAACAAGCGACAGGTGGGTGGTTAACTAATTGGTTGCAAGAGGATGAACAAATTCGTTCTCATATGAAACAAGGTTGGATTTTATCATCTCAAGTTGACCAGCAAATGGCGGGACAAGATCCATTAGCTGCTGCGTTAGCATTAGCTGCAGCAACAAGAGAGAGAACACAGACATCAATTGGTTTATCTTCAGGACCAATGCTTGAAGGGAAAGTCGCAGTGGCACTTTCTACATCGTATGGCGAGTGGGGACAGTTGGTAAGTCTGAAGCGAGACTATAGCTATAATGAAATGCGCTCTATTATTTCAACACTAATGTTAGATATGTTGCGCCGTTGCTTAGAACGCAAACCTATGTTTGGTGAGTACCAATCGCTAAATAGAGAATCTGAAATCTATGTACCGCAAAGTGCGCTGTAG
- a CDS encoding DUF3943 domain-containing protein, producing the protein MKKQAIASLLLGCTASTNAFALDTNSAYDMDYQNDCSTNIYSSYCSNASFNFSPMRLDGETPSKVAENDSLAQSTQLPHYLRVSDERDWDYLMEQSYTILGLSVATVGLMTFLPESITKWDSEDSSIKNLGSKWKDNVSQGPVWDKDEHFLNYVMHPYFGGVYYTAARHAGFNEFESFLYSTTMSTFFWEYGVEAFAEVPSIQDLFVTPFFGAVVGEVMLQQELRITENGGEVMGSETLGSVSLFFLNPVGHIHYWVTDAWGDETEVNLAYNAWFSNGDAAQYAYDAGMPYTDQFIGLEVKLKF; encoded by the coding sequence GTGAAAAAACAAGCAATAGCCAGTTTGCTTTTAGGGTGTACAGCATCAACAAATGCTTTCGCACTAGATACTAATAGCGCTTATGATATGGATTATCAAAACGACTGTTCTACAAATATCTACTCTAGCTATTGTTCAAATGCGTCATTTAATTTTTCTCCAATGCGCTTAGATGGTGAGACACCGTCTAAAGTTGCTGAAAATGATTCCCTAGCACAAAGCACACAATTACCGCACTACCTTCGCGTATCAGATGAGCGTGATTGGGACTACCTAATGGAACAGTCATACACTATTCTTGGTTTAAGTGTTGCAACTGTTGGTTTAATGACTTTTCTTCCAGAAAGCATCACTAAGTGGGATTCTGAAGATTCAAGCATTAAAAACCTAGGCTCTAAGTGGAAAGATAACGTAAGCCAAGGCCCTGTATGGGATAAAGATGAGCACTTCTTAAACTATGTAATGCACCCTTACTTTGGTGGTGTTTACTATACAGCAGCTCGTCACGCAGGCTTTAACGAATTTGAATCTTTCTTATACTCGACAACAATGTCAACGTTCTTCTGGGAGTATGGTGTAGAGGCATTTGCTGAAGTACCATCTATTCAAGATTTATTCGTTACTCCATTCTTTGGTGCTGTTGTCGGTGAAGTGATGCTTCAACAAGAACTTCGCATTACTGAAAATGGTGGTGAAGTGATGGGCTCTGAAACCTTAGGTAGCGTGAGTCTATTCTTCTTAAACCCTGTTGGTCATATCCATTACTGGGTAACCGATGCTTGGGGTGATGAGACAGAAGTAAATCTAGCTTACAACGCATGGTTTAGTAATGGTGATGCAGCTCAATACGCTTACGATGCGGGTATGCCTTATACCGACCAGTTTATCGGCCTTGAAGTGAAACTTAAATTCTAA